A genome region from Arachidicoccus soli includes the following:
- a CDS encoding SCO family protein — MSTVQNFSFITQDGKTFTNQDISGKVCVVNYFFTTCHGICPRMNNNMKKIYEQFKDNPDFRILSHTCMPEVDSASQLKHYADSMGVNTKTWVFLTGRKDSLYNAARDSYLLDDNKNPVQNIKDQFIHTQFFALVDKDGNVRGEIFDGLKEADLDKLKEDITILLKEKQGGRSNFANNIFGNSM; from the coding sequence TTGAGTACAGTACAAAATTTTAGTTTTATAACGCAAGATGGAAAGACTTTTACCAATCAGGATATAAGCGGCAAGGTATGTGTAGTTAATTATTTTTTCACAACTTGCCATGGTATTTGTCCTCGTATGAATAATAATATGAAGAAAATCTACGAACAATTTAAAGATAATCCTGATTTTAGGATTCTTTCTCATACTTGCATGCCAGAAGTTGACTCTGCGTCTCAATTGAAGCATTATGCCGATTCGATGGGTGTAAATACCAAGACTTGGGTATTTCTAACGGGAAGAAAAGATAGTTTGTACAATGCTGCAAGAGATAGTTATCTTTTAGATGATAATAAAAATCCGGTACAAAATATAAAAGATCAATTTATCCATACACAATTCTTTGCATTAGTTGACAAGGATGGTAATGTACGTGGTGAGATTTTTGATGGTTTGAAAGAAGCTGATTTAGATAAGCTGAAAGAGGATATTACTATATTACTAAAGGAAAAGCAAGGCGGCCGTAGTAATTTCGCCAATAATATCTTTGGAAATAGTATGTAA
- a CDS encoding Fur family transcriptional regulator has translation MAIIAEILKSSNLSVTEGRKKILSLFLNANGALSHADIEKEADEKMDRITIYRTLQSFVSKGIIHIIPTTDNSIQYALCKDECSEGHHHDKHVHFVCNECHTTYCLEHVDVPHVKLPAGFSETQTDVIVNGLCAKCKA, from the coding sequence ATGGCTATCATTGCTGAAATATTAAAATCGAGTAATCTTAGTGTTACGGAAGGTAGGAAAAAAATATTGTCTTTATTTCTTAATGCAAATGGAGCACTTTCGCATGCCGATATTGAAAAGGAAGCAGATGAGAAAATGGACAGAATTACCATCTATCGTACATTACAATCTTTTGTATCAAAAGGTATCATCCATATAATCCCAACAACAGATAATTCTATTCAATATGCGCTTTGCAAGGATGAATGTAGCGAAGGGCATCATCACGATAAGCATGTACATTTTGTCTGTAATGAGTGTCATACGACATATTGCCTCGAACACGTAGATGTACCACATGTAAAATTACCTGCGGGGTTTTCAGAAACACAAACCGATGTAATTGTAAATGGACTTTGCGCAAAATGCAAAGCTTAA
- a CDS encoding addiction module antidote protein, with amino-acid sequence MDSKEMIAEYLNTVLEEGNNTDVINAIGHIAKAIKMTKIAEETGLSRPSLCKALSDGAKPQFATIMKNRRTNSSEPNVCLNK; translated from the coding sequence TTGGACAGTAAAGAAATGATTGCGGAATATCTTAATACAGTTTTGGAAGAAGGCAATAATACAGATGTAATTAATGCAATCGGACATATTGCTAAAGCTATCAAAATGACAAAGATTGCGGAAGAAACTGGTTTAAGCAGACCGAGTTTGTGCAAAGCATTATCTGATGGAGCAAAACCTCAATTTGCGACAATTATGAAAAATCGGAGGACAAATTCAAGTGAACCCAATGTCTGCCTGAATAAATAA
- a CDS encoding type II toxin-antitoxin system RelE/ParE family toxin, producing MFRIQKLETDEHFGDCKTVGDGIREMRINFAKGYRVYFKKNDGKVIVLLIDGDKSTQQKTLQKRKKFGKN from the coding sequence TTGTTCAGAATTCAAAAATTAGAAACTGATGAACATTTTGGCGATTGTAAAACAGTTGGCGACGGAATCCGAGAAATGCGAATAAATTTTGCAAAAGGCTACAGAGTTTACTTCAAGAAAAATGACGGAAAAGTAATTGTTCTTCTGATTGACGGAGATAAATCAACTCAACAAAAGACATTGCAAAAGCGAAAGAAATTCGGAAAAAATTAA
- a CDS encoding acyl-CoA carboxylase subunit beta, whose product MNTSENKNEDWMRLLTSETRQKLEKIQLGGGKKSIEKQHGRNKLTARERIDFLIDKNSVFTEIGSFTGYEMYPEYGGCPSGGIVAGIGFVGNKRCVIIANDQTVKAGAWFPITAKKFLRMQEIAIENNLPVIYLVDSAGVFLPMQDEIFPDKEHFGRAFYNNARMSAKGITQISAVLGACVAGGAYLPIMSDETLMVEGNGSIFLAGPYLVKAAIGEDVDAETLGGAVTHTEISGIADYKFDTEQECLEQIKRIFSKLSHRPKAGFDRIEPKLPNRKAGNIYSIMSENNSKPYDIVQIIESVVDNSEFDQFKEDYGKTIVCGYARVDGWAVGIVANQRLIVKSKKGEMQLGGVIYGDSADKAARFILNCNQKKIPLVFLQDVTGFMVGSRSEHSGITKDGAKLVQAVANSIVPKITIIIGNSYGAGNYAMCGKAYNPRFIYAWPSAKIAVMGGEQAAKTLLQIQVVSLKAKGEEISAEEENKLLSKISQRYQTQTTPYYAAARLWVDEIIDPITTRTRIAEAIAAANENSHFEEFKTGVFQV is encoded by the coding sequence ATGAACACTTCTGAAAATAAGAATGAAGACTGGATGAGGCTTTTGACAAGTGAAACACGCCAAAAATTAGAAAAAATACAATTAGGTGGGGGGAAAAAATCTATTGAGAAACAACATGGCCGCAACAAACTAACTGCACGAGAAAGAATTGATTTTTTAATTGATAAAAATTCAGTATTTACTGAGATAGGTAGTTTTACTGGATATGAGATGTACCCTGAGTATGGAGGCTGTCCATCGGGTGGAATTGTTGCTGGCATCGGATTTGTCGGCAATAAACGTTGTGTAATTATTGCGAATGACCAAACTGTAAAAGCCGGTGCATGGTTTCCTATAACTGCAAAAAAATTTCTGCGCATGCAAGAAATTGCTATCGAAAATAATTTACCTGTTATTTATTTAGTGGATAGTGCTGGTGTTTTTCTTCCTATGCAAGATGAAATATTTCCCGATAAAGAACATTTTGGCCGCGCATTTTACAACAATGCTAGAATGAGTGCAAAGGGTATTACACAAATATCTGCAGTATTGGGCGCATGTGTTGCAGGGGGTGCATATCTGCCCATTATGAGTGACGAGACTTTGATGGTCGAAGGGAATGGCAGTATATTTTTGGCCGGGCCTTATTTAGTAAAAGCAGCCATTGGTGAAGATGTAGATGCCGAAACTTTAGGCGGAGCTGTCACACATACCGAAATCAGCGGGATTGCGGATTACAAGTTTGACACTGAACAAGAATGTTTAGAGCAAATAAAACGTATTTTCTCAAAATTGAGTCATCGGCCAAAAGCAGGATTTGATAGAATAGAACCCAAATTGCCGAATCGAAAAGCAGGTAATATTTATTCTATTATGAGTGAAAATAACTCAAAGCCTTATGATATAGTACAGATAATTGAAAGCGTTGTGGATAATAGTGAATTTGATCAGTTCAAAGAAGATTACGGCAAAACTATTGTTTGTGGTTACGCACGTGTAGATGGCTGGGCAGTGGGCATTGTAGCCAATCAACGATTAATTGTAAAAAGTAAAAAAGGAGAAATGCAATTAGGTGGTGTGATATATGGCGATAGCGCAGACAAAGCCGCAAGGTTCATTTTAAACTGCAATCAAAAGAAAATTCCGCTTGTGTTTTTACAAGATGTTACCGGCTTTATGGTAGGCAGTCGTAGTGAGCATTCCGGCATTACAAAAGACGGTGCAAAATTGGTGCAAGCCGTTGCAAATTCTATTGTACCAAAAATTACAATTATCATTGGAAACAGCTATGGCGCGGGCAATTATGCTATGTGTGGAAAAGCTTATAACCCAAGATTTATTTATGCGTGGCCATCGGCAAAAATTGCTGTAATGGGTGGAGAACAAGCTGCAAAAACATTATTACAAATACAAGTTGTTTCTTTAAAAGCAAAGGGGGAAGAAATATCTGCAGAGGAAGAAAATAAATTACTTTCTAAAATAAGTCAAAGGTACCAAACTCAGACTACACCTTATTATGCCGCAGCAAGACTTTGGGTGGATGAAATTATAGACCCTATAACTACTAGAACACGCATTGCTGAAGCTATTGCGGCTGCTAATGAAAATTCACATTTTGAAGAGTTTAAAACAGGTGTGTTTCAGGTTTGA
- a CDS encoding L,D-transpeptidase family protein has translation MKRLFLLLIIMVCVKTIFGQAPIAQQVGASVQITAELLQKENLLRDEFAKKGLLWPAREVYIRSFKYDSQLEVWVRNNDNEKFQLFKTYKVCVLAGTIGPKRVDGDYQVPEGFYYISEFNPRSEYHLSLKLNYPNESDKILSDKTKPGGGIYIHGDCVSVGCIPLQNFQIDEVYLIAMGAKLNGESFIPVHVFPIRFNNRQSLDYYTKYSFDDIDLQHFTAGLKPVYDYFEKNKILPLIGITPNGDYDVLN, from the coding sequence ATGAAGAGACTCTTTTTGTTATTGATAATAATGGTTTGTGTAAAGACAATATTTGGGCAAGCACCTATAGCCCAGCAGGTTGGCGCTTCAGTACAAATTACTGCTGAGTTATTGCAGAAAGAAAACCTGTTGCGCGATGAATTCGCTAAAAAGGGATTGCTTTGGCCGGCACGTGAAGTCTATATTCGCTCCTTTAAATATGATAGCCAATTAGAAGTATGGGTGCGCAATAATGATAATGAAAAGTTTCAACTTTTTAAAACTTATAAAGTGTGTGTATTAGCCGGAACCATCGGACCCAAGAGAGTTGATGGCGACTATCAAGTGCCCGAAGGTTTTTATTATATTAGCGAGTTTAACCCACGTAGTGAGTATCACCTTTCTTTAAAATTGAATTATCCCAACGAATCTGATAAGATATTGAGCGATAAAACGAAACCGGGTGGCGGCATTTATATACACGGTGATTGTGTTTCTGTTGGATGTATTCCTTTGCAGAATTTCCAAATTGATGAAGTGTATTTAATTGCAATGGGTGCCAAACTAAACGGAGAAAGTTTTATTCCTGTACATGTGTTCCCCATTCGATTTAATAATCGGCAAAGTTTAGATTACTATACTAAGTATTCATTTGATGATATTGACCTACAGCATTTCACTGCGGGATTGAAACCTGTTTACGATTATTTTGAAAAGAATAAGATCCTTCCACTTATTGGTATTACACCTAATGGTGATTATGATGTTTTAAATTAA
- the manA gene encoding mannose-6-phosphate isomerase, class I: MNQDTIFLLKGKVQNYAWGGTDFIAQLLNLENKEKKPIAEYWMGAHPSASSTIFMNNEEVSLNEIINKNPGKYIGAKVNQKFGELPYLFKILDVKEMLSIQVHPSKTEAEKGFDAEEEAGILITDKKRNYKDRNHKPEVMVALSEFWLLHGFLTRERLSAVLQSIPEFQTLIPIFEKDGYKALYREVMEMPQPEVDKLLEPLVQRELKSQTNDKSQPGFWVTKLYKNHSGDKFEKIDRGIFSIYLFNIVKAMPGDAVFQGAGVPHAYLEGQNVELMANSDNVLRGGLTPKHVDVPELLKHTTFEGIIPSIMQGEVMENKEKNYPCPIPDFGITKIDSVSNQIINNKSFSAEIIFVTDGEITIESAENSLTVFGGEAVFILPQTAYKINSGESGTAFKAYVPIIN; the protein is encoded by the coding sequence ATGAATCAAGATACTATATTTTTACTGAAAGGAAAAGTTCAGAACTACGCGTGGGGCGGCACAGACTTTATCGCACAATTATTAAACCTAGAAAATAAAGAGAAGAAGCCCATCGCTGAATACTGGATGGGCGCCCATCCTTCGGCATCCTCCACCATTTTTATGAATAATGAGGAAGTTTCTCTAAATGAAATAATAAATAAAAATCCTGGTAAATATATAGGAGCAAAAGTGAATCAGAAGTTTGGTGAACTACCCTATCTTTTTAAAATATTAGATGTAAAAGAAATGCTATCCATTCAAGTTCATCCTTCTAAAACTGAGGCAGAAAAGGGGTTTGACGCAGAAGAAGAGGCAGGCATTTTGATTACAGATAAAAAAAGAAATTACAAGGACCGTAATCACAAACCTGAAGTGATGGTCGCATTGAGTGAATTTTGGTTGTTACATGGGTTTCTCACAAGAGAAAGACTATCCGCAGTTTTACAATCAATTCCTGAATTTCAAACCCTTATTCCTATTTTTGAAAAAGATGGTTACAAAGCATTATACAGAGAAGTAATGGAAATGCCTCAACCAGAGGTAGACAAATTACTTGAACCTTTGGTGCAACGCGAATTGAAAAGCCAAACAAATGATAAATCACAGCCGGGTTTTTGGGTGACTAAATTATATAAGAATCATTCAGGTGACAAATTTGAAAAAATTGATCGTGGCATTTTTTCCATCTATTTATTCAATATTGTAAAAGCCATGCCTGGAGATGCTGTATTCCAAGGTGCAGGCGTTCCTCATGCTTATCTTGAAGGTCAAAATGTGGAGTTGATGGCTAACAGCGACAATGTATTACGTGGTGGTCTTACTCCTAAACACGTGGACGTTCCTGAATTGCTGAAACACACGACTTTTGAAGGTATTATTCCAAGTATTATGCAGGGAGAAGTCATGGAGAACAAAGAAAAGAATTATCCTTGCCCAATCCCAGATTTCGGGATTACAAAAATTGATTCAGTATCTAATCAGATCATAAATAACAAAAGCTTTTCAGCAGAGATTATTTTTGTAACAGATGGAGAAATTACAATTGAATCCGCAGAAAATTCTCTGACTGTTTTTGGAGGTGAGGCAGTATTTATTTTACCTCAAACAGCATATAAAATTAACTCAGGAGAAAGCGGTACGGCCTTTAAAGCTTATGTTCCCATTATCAATTAA
- a CDS encoding YkgJ family cysteine cluster protein has product MKKIDLEKFAIQSKKKRKGYKAFITKLENRPPRGLDKMIVEVDLETWKHIDCTSCANCCKKMTPTFTEKDIKRASDFLHIAPKVFKEKWLTFEKKDKDWVNVSQPCQFLDLHTNMCSIYEARPADCAGFPHLAKKKAIDYMHVHKQNLEYCPATLKFIELMKERMENK; this is encoded by the coding sequence ATGAAAAAGATAGATCTTGAGAAATTTGCAATACAATCAAAAAAGAAAAGAAAAGGCTACAAGGCTTTTATTACCAAACTCGAAAATCGACCTCCGCGTGGTTTAGATAAGATGATCGTTGAAGTTGATCTAGAAACCTGGAAACATATAGATTGTACATCCTGCGCCAATTGTTGTAAGAAAATGACCCCCACCTTTACTGAAAAAGACATTAAACGTGCATCCGATTTTTTACATATTGCCCCCAAAGTGTTCAAAGAAAAATGGCTTACTTTCGAAAAGAAAGATAAAGATTGGGTAAACGTTTCGCAGCCCTGTCAGTTTCTCGATCTACATACAAATATGTGCTCTATTTATGAAGCAAGGCCTGCTGATTGTGCGGGCTTCCCGCATTTGGCAAAGAAAAAAGCTATTGATTATATGCATGTACACAAACAGAATCTTGAATACTGTCCAGCCACTTTAAAATTTATAGAATTAATGAAAGAACGAATGGAGAATAAATAG
- the xerD gene encoding site-specific tyrosine recombinase XerD, translating into MWDSFKIGFKAYLQLEKSLSENSVEAYLRDINKLCFYLLANESSKSPQAIELKDLQAFVKYLANFGLSATSQARTISGIKGFYKYLLSENVIKTDPTALLELPKLKRNLPDILSFEEIEKIIAAIDLSKADGHRNKAILETLYSCGLRVSELINLKVSCLYLEEGFVRVIGKGDKERLVPIGEEAIRFIKYYLSQRRGHKIEKDFEDIVFLNNRGKTLSRVMIFLIIKDLTNKAGIKKTISPHTFRHSFATHLVEGGADLRAVQEMLGHESITTTEIYTHLDKHFLRTTLQEFHPAFKR; encoded by the coding sequence ATGTGGGATAGTTTCAAAATTGGCTTTAAGGCTTATTTACAATTAGAAAAATCGCTGAGTGAAAACTCTGTGGAAGCATACTTGCGTGATATAAATAAACTATGTTTTTATCTATTGGCCAACGAATCTTCGAAATCGCCGCAAGCGATTGAATTAAAAGACCTGCAAGCCTTTGTGAAATATCTTGCAAACTTTGGACTAAGTGCCACCTCACAAGCCCGAACGATTTCCGGCATCAAAGGGTTTTACAAATATTTATTATCGGAGAATGTCATAAAAACAGATCCAACAGCCCTTTTGGAGTTGCCTAAATTAAAAAGAAATTTGCCTGATATTTTGAGTTTTGAAGAGATCGAAAAAATTATTGCTGCAATAGATTTAAGCAAAGCTGATGGTCATAGAAATAAAGCAATTTTAGAAACGTTGTATAGTTGTGGACTGCGTGTAAGTGAGTTGATCAATTTAAAAGTTAGTTGCCTCTATTTAGAGGAAGGGTTTGTGCGTGTGATTGGTAAAGGAGATAAAGAAAGATTGGTGCCAATAGGGGAAGAAGCTATTAGGTTTATTAAATATTATTTATCTCAAAGAAGGGGGCATAAAATTGAAAAAGACTTTGAAGATATTGTGTTTTTGAATAACCGTGGCAAGACTCTGTCGCGTGTAATGATATTTCTAATTATAAAAGATTTGACAAATAAAGCAGGTATAAAAAAAACAATTTCACCACATACTTTTCGACACTCTTTTGCGACACATTTAGTGGAAGGCGGTGCCGATTTGCGTGCTGTGCAAGAAATGCTTGGACATGAAAGTATTACTACGACTGAGATCTATACACATTTGGATAAACATTTTCTTCGTACAACTTTGCAAGAATTTCACCCTGCATTTAAAAGATGA
- a CDS encoding serine hydrolase domain-containing protein — translation MKPSFILFAAILFFSISCGAKKNKENVENDSVHTSANIDTSIFQPLSQAKKKYYTARAEAAYHKILGSHFNGEILIAKNGQIIYEDYKGIADFRQHTPITPHTALHLASISKTFTGMTILHLWEEGKLSLDDNIQKYFPQFPYQGITIKMLLSHRTGLPNYVYFMEKGYPRNKYATNQDVINFMIANKPKITALPNRAFQYCNTNFVILASIIEKVTHQPFPKYMKDSVFQPLGMRDTYVFSIKDTANYNPTYQGNRPFPMTNVDCTYGDKNVYSTVRDLLKWDRSLYLHSFIKASTLKMAFTPQSHEHKSMHNYGLAWRTYFNPMTKDSIIYHNGYWHGSNNVFMHLMQDTATIILLGNKYNPNNYNAKKISEIFTGKADYGKLAD, via the coding sequence GTGAAACCATCTTTTATATTATTTGCAGCTATTCTATTTTTTTCTATCTCTTGTGGTGCCAAAAAGAACAAAGAAAATGTCGAAAATGACAGTGTGCATACCTCTGCAAATATTGACACCAGCATCTTTCAACCACTCTCTCAGGCAAAGAAGAAATATTACACAGCCAGAGCAGAAGCTGCCTATCATAAAATTTTAGGCAGCCATTTCAATGGTGAGATATTGATTGCCAAAAACGGGCAAATCATATACGAAGATTATAAGGGCATTGCCGATTTTAGGCAACACACACCCATTACACCACATACTGCTCTGCATTTGGCATCCATCTCAAAAACTTTTACCGGAATGACTATTTTGCATTTGTGGGAAGAGGGCAAACTTTCATTAGACGATAATATTCAAAAGTATTTCCCTCAATTTCCATATCAGGGTATCACTATCAAAATGCTTTTGTCACATCGCACAGGCTTACCCAACTATGTATATTTCATGGAAAAAGGCTATCCAAGAAACAAATATGCAACCAATCAAGATGTTATCAATTTCATGATTGCTAATAAACCAAAAATTACCGCATTGCCCAATAGAGCTTTTCAATATTGCAATACGAATTTTGTTATTCTTGCCTCTATAATCGAAAAGGTTACTCATCAACCATTTCCCAAATATATGAAAGATAGTGTCTTTCAGCCACTCGGCATGCGCGACACCTATGTTTTCTCTATAAAAGATACAGCAAACTATAATCCAACTTATCAAGGCAATCGCCCCTTTCCAATGACCAATGTAGATTGCACTTATGGAGACAAGAATGTATACAGCACCGTACGTGATTTGCTTAAATGGGACCGCAGTCTTTATCTGCATAGTTTTATCAAAGCATCTACATTAAAAATGGCATTCACGCCACAAAGTCACGAACATAAATCGATGCACAATTACGGTTTGGCGTGGCGAACTTACTTTAACCCGATGACCAAGGATTCTATCATTTATCACAATGGTTATTGGCACGGCAGTAACAATGTTTTCATGCATCTAATGCAAGACACTGCTACCATCATTTTATTGGGCAACAAATACAACCCCAATAATTATAATGCAAAAAAAATATCGGAAATCTTTACAGGCAAAGCAGATTATGGGAAGTTAGCGGATTAG
- a CDS encoding putative sugar nucleotidyl transferase, producing the protein MHIILFDTSALRGRFYPLSYTKPFASLQMGIFSMKEWWEKMTGMQVFLLTEDYLQAGYPLPENEWVYFINAGLLPNRNIWNEIQNLQEGELLKAREGQLLAAKANFDKNEKLAFLQINYSERKVETDYIFIERPYQLLQNHARAIEEQLELIMQGKNSQKISSTNNIIAPENIFLEEGVQMEYVSLNASEGKIYIGKNALIMEGSMIRGAFALGENSVVKMGTKIYGATSTGKKCALGGEIKNTIFNHFSNKAHDGYLGDSIVGNWCNFGAGTSNSNIKNTANEVAVYDYFSKSMVAAGKKFGLLMGDYSRLAINSSINTGTSIGVCCNVFGGGLLPKHIPNFSWGISNRNSKYQMEKAMQHIQNWMALKAEKLSDWEIQILQHIFDNADI; encoded by the coding sequence ATGCACATTATACTTTTTGACACATCGGCATTGCGAGGTCGATTTTATCCACTAAGTTATACGAAGCCCTTTGCATCATTACAAATGGGTATTTTTTCTATGAAAGAATGGTGGGAAAAAATGACGGGCATGCAAGTATTTTTATTAACGGAAGATTACTTGCAAGCAGGCTATCCCTTGCCGGAAAATGAATGGGTATATTTTATAAATGCAGGGTTACTTCCTAATAGAAATATTTGGAATGAAATACAGAACTTGCAAGAAGGAGAATTACTGAAAGCGAGAGAAGGTCAGCTGTTGGCCGCAAAAGCCAATTTTGATAAAAATGAAAAATTAGCATTTTTACAGATTAACTATTCGGAGAGAAAAGTTGAAACAGATTATATATTTATTGAGAGGCCTTATCAATTGTTACAAAATCATGCACGAGCGATTGAAGAACAATTAGAGTTAATTATGCAAGGGAAAAACTCTCAAAAAATTTCTTCAACCAATAATATTATTGCGCCTGAAAATATTTTTCTGGAAGAAGGTGTACAAATGGAATATGTCAGCCTTAATGCTTCGGAAGGGAAAATTTATATTGGTAAAAATGCTTTAATAATGGAAGGTTCCATGATCCGTGGCGCATTTGCCTTGGGCGAAAATTCAGTGGTAAAAATGGGCACGAAAATATATGGAGCAACTTCTACAGGGAAAAAATGTGCTCTAGGCGGGGAAATAAAAAACACAATTTTTAATCATTTTAGCAACAAAGCACACGATGGTTATTTGGGGGATTCTATTGTTGGCAATTGGTGCAATTTTGGGGCAGGCACAAGTAACAGCAATATTAAAAATACCGCCAATGAAGTGGCCGTTTACGATTATTTCTCTAAATCTATGGTTGCAGCCGGAAAGAAATTTGGATTGCTAATGGGAGATTATTCCCGTTTAGCCATTAATAGTTCCATCAACACGGGAACTAGTATTGGCGTTTGTTGTAATGTTTTTGGGGGTGGCCTTTTGCCCAAACATATTCCTAATTTTTCCTGGGGAATAAGTAACCGGAATAGTAAGTATCAAATGGAAAAAGCAATGCAACATATTCAAAATTGGATGGCATTAAAAGCTGAAAAATTGAGTGACTGGGAAATTCAAATTCTACAGCATATCTTTGACAATGCCGATATATAA
- the tpiA gene encoding triose-phosphate isomerase, whose protein sequence is MRKQIAAANWKMNLTLQQGEELLKGILANAKTLNENQQVIFAVPSPYLQAANTIVGETKNNFVAAQNIYSKKSGAYTGEVSVEMLQSLNIQFAVIGHSERREYFGESNTFLADKVNIALENNITPIFCCGEPLEVREAEGQNAFVAKQLEESLFHLSSEEIKKVVIAYEPIWAIGTGKTATSEQAQEIHQYLRSVIANKYGATTADEISILYGGSVKAANAKELFSQPDIDGGLVGGAALKVDEFVSIIDALN, encoded by the coding sequence ATGCGTAAACAAATAGCGGCAGCTAATTGGAAGATGAATTTAACGCTTCAGCAAGGTGAAGAATTATTAAAAGGTATTTTAGCAAATGCAAAAACCTTAAATGAAAATCAACAAGTGATATTTGCAGTACCATCGCCCTATTTACAGGCAGCTAATACCATCGTTGGTGAAACAAAAAATAATTTTGTAGCTGCTCAAAATATTTATAGTAAAAAGTCTGGTGCATATACCGGGGAGGTTTCAGTGGAAATGTTGCAGTCTTTAAATATTCAATTTGCAGTAATTGGTCATTCTGAAAGAAGAGAATATTTTGGCGAAAGCAATACTTTTTTAGCGGATAAAGTAAACATCGCCTTGGAAAATAATATTACACCTATTTTCTGTTGTGGTGAACCATTGGAAGTGCGTGAAGCTGAAGGACAAAATGCTTTTGTTGCCAAACAGTTAGAGGAGTCTTTGTTTCATCTTTCGTCTGAAGAAATAAAAAAAGTAGTAATCGCTTATGAACCTATCTGGGCAATTGGAACCGGTAAAACAGCTACAAGTGAGCAAGCGCAAGAGATCCATCAATATCTGCGCAGTGTAATTGCCAATAAATATGGTGCAACTACTGCTGATGAGATTTCTATTTTGTACGGTGGAAGTGTGAAAGCTGCGAATGCAAAAGAGCTTTTTTCCCAGCCCGATATTGATGGCGGATTAGTAGGTGGCGCTGCTTTGAAAGTAGATGAGTTTGTGTCTATTATAGATGCTTTGAATTAA